In Actinomadura citrea, a single window of DNA contains:
- a CDS encoding MFS transporter translates to MVAATLAAAVLHLVWGLFLATEGGDLAAQAAWTDFAWKHPGAAYSFAWYGGMHPASYSLMSPYLMALFGIRTVAVITGTFCATLTAYLLKQFRAPVALPASLWAAFALSCNAASGRVTFGLGLMFALMAAIVAFTPRGTPALRAAAMVVLSVLASLASPVAGLFLLVLAAALFLTGRRRAGVCVAVGLPVVVGTTSLLFPFSGVQPISLNAIVLPAVTSVAAILFCAPKGWRFVRTGAAVYLAGIVLTWLIPSPIGSNVERLSLLFGGMFLLSAVARAHGRLRIAVLSLAFIVTASWQVVKPVDDLIHTEPAATAADHARGLVAEMGAVGAGDARIEVVPLRSHWESSGLSRHFALARGWNRQVDAERHGLFYEKGALTPASYRDWLHKWAVQYVVLPEQEVDWSAQEEAALVEGGQPYLTEIWRDEHWRLYRVAAPTPLVDRPAFVSTLDSGKLVVDMPSPGSVLVRVSWSPWLSATGGDACLRRAGEFVRLEAHTPGRYTIAARYGLHRGNHCAR, encoded by the coding sequence GTGGTCGCCGCCACGCTGGCCGCCGCCGTCCTGCACCTGGTGTGGGGCCTGTTCCTCGCGACCGAGGGCGGCGACCTCGCGGCGCAGGCCGCGTGGACGGACTTCGCCTGGAAGCACCCGGGCGCGGCCTACAGCTTCGCCTGGTACGGCGGGATGCACCCCGCCTCCTACAGCCTCATGTCGCCGTACCTCATGGCGCTGTTCGGCATCCGCACGGTCGCGGTGATCACGGGCACGTTCTGCGCCACGCTCACCGCGTACCTGCTCAAGCAGTTCAGGGCCCCGGTCGCGCTGCCCGCCTCGCTCTGGGCCGCCTTCGCGCTGTCCTGCAACGCCGCCTCCGGCCGCGTCACGTTCGGCCTGGGGCTGATGTTCGCGCTGATGGCGGCCATCGTGGCGTTCACCCCGCGCGGGACGCCCGCCCTGCGCGCCGCCGCGATGGTCGTGCTGAGCGTGCTGGCCTCGCTCGCGAGCCCCGTCGCGGGCCTGTTCCTGCTGGTGCTGGCCGCGGCGCTCTTCCTCACCGGACGCCGCCGCGCCGGAGTCTGCGTCGCCGTGGGCCTCCCCGTCGTGGTCGGTACGACCAGCCTGCTCTTCCCGTTCAGCGGCGTCCAGCCGATCTCCCTGAACGCGATCGTGCTGCCCGCCGTCACCAGCGTCGCCGCGATCCTGTTCTGCGCGCCGAAGGGCTGGAGGTTCGTCCGGACCGGCGCCGCCGTCTACCTGGCCGGGATCGTGCTGACCTGGCTGATCCCCTCCCCCATCGGCAGCAACGTCGAACGCCTCTCGCTGCTGTTCGGCGGCATGTTCCTGCTGTCGGCCGTCGCACGCGCTCACGGGCGGCTCCGGATCGCCGTGCTGTCTTTGGCGTTCATCGTGACGGCGTCCTGGCAGGTCGTGAAGCCCGTCGACGACCTCATCCACACCGAGCCCGCGGCCACCGCCGCCGACCACGCCCGCGGCCTCGTCGCCGAGATGGGCGCCGTCGGCGCGGGCGACGCGCGCATCGAGGTCGTCCCGCTGCGCTCCCACTGGGAGTCCTCCGGCCTCAGCCGCCACTTCGCGCTCGCCCGCGGCTGGAACCGCCAGGTCGACGCCGAACGCCACGGGCTGTTCTACGAGAAGGGCGCGCTGACGCCCGCCTCGTACCGCGACTGGCTGCACAAGTGGGCCGTCCAGTACGTCGTCCTGCCCGAGCAGGAGGTCGACTGGTCGGCGCAGGAGGAGGCCGCCCTCGTCGAAGGCGGCCAGCCGTACCTGACGGAGATCTGGCGGGACGAGCACTGGCGGCTGTACCGCGTGGCGGCCCCCACGCCGCTCGTCGACAGGCCCGCGTTCGTCAGCACCCTCGACTCCGGCAAGCTCGTCGTCGACATGCCCTCGCCCGGGTCCGTCCTGGTGCGCGTCTCCTGGTCCCCCTGGCTGAGCGCGACGGGCGGGGACGCCTGCCTGAGGCGCGCGGGCGAGTTCGTCCGGCTGGAGGCGCACACCCCCGGCCGCTACACCATCGCCGCCCGCTACGGCCTGCACCGCGGCAACCACTGCGCCCGCTGA
- the coaBC gene encoding bifunctional phosphopantothenoylcysteine decarboxylase/phosphopantothenate--cysteine ligase CoaBC, which yields MTSPKPRVVLGVSAGIAAYKACELLRRLTESGHDVTVVPTADALRFVGEPTWAALSGKPVSPRVWDGVAEVPHVRLGQQADLVFVAPATADLLAKAAHGLADDLLTNTLLTARCPVVFAPAMHTEMWQHPATQANVATLRERGAVVVEPASGRLTGKDTGPGRLPDPAELFEVARHVLARGAAGRDLAGRHVVVSAGGTREAIDPVRFIGNRSSGLQGHALARTAAARGARVTLVSANVALPDPAGAEIVAVGSAEEMRKAVVEAAGSADAVVMAAAVADFRPAGYRGSKIKKTEGAEPEPIRLVKNPDILAELGRIRRPGQVVVGFAAETDDVLANGQAKLARKGSDLLVVNQVGENLTFGRPDNAAVILGADGSRTEVPRGAKEALAEVVWDLVAARLERTSSGVRQGEGHRAR from the coding sequence ATGACCTCCCCCAAGCCGCGCGTCGTGCTCGGAGTGAGCGCCGGCATCGCCGCGTACAAGGCGTGCGAGCTGCTCCGGCGGCTCACCGAGTCGGGCCACGACGTCACCGTCGTGCCGACCGCGGACGCGCTCCGCTTCGTCGGAGAGCCCACCTGGGCCGCCCTGTCCGGCAAGCCGGTGTCCCCGCGGGTCTGGGACGGCGTCGCCGAGGTCCCGCACGTCCGGCTCGGTCAGCAGGCCGACCTGGTGTTCGTCGCCCCGGCCACCGCCGACCTGCTCGCCAAGGCGGCCCACGGCCTCGCCGACGACCTGCTGACCAACACCCTGCTCACCGCCCGCTGCCCCGTCGTGTTCGCGCCCGCGATGCACACCGAGATGTGGCAGCATCCGGCCACGCAGGCCAACGTGGCGACCCTGCGGGAGCGCGGCGCCGTCGTCGTCGAGCCCGCGTCCGGGCGCCTCACGGGCAAGGACACCGGGCCCGGCCGGCTGCCCGACCCCGCCGAGCTGTTCGAGGTCGCCCGGCACGTGCTGGCCCGCGGCGCCGCCGGACGCGACCTCGCCGGACGGCACGTGGTCGTCTCCGCCGGGGGCACCCGGGAGGCCATCGACCCCGTCCGCTTCATCGGGAACCGCTCGTCCGGCCTGCAGGGCCACGCCCTCGCCAGGACGGCCGCGGCCCGCGGCGCCCGCGTGACGCTCGTCTCGGCGAACGTCGCCCTGCCCGACCCGGCGGGCGCCGAGATCGTCGCCGTCGGATCGGCCGAGGAGATGCGCAAGGCCGTCGTGGAGGCCGCCGGATCGGCCGACGCGGTCGTCATGGCCGCCGCCGTCGCCGACTTCCGCCCGGCCGGCTACCGCGGCTCCAAGATCAAGAAGACCGAGGGGGCGGAGCCCGAGCCGATCCGGCTCGTCAAGAACCCCGACATCCTGGCCGAGCTGGGCAGGATCCGGAGGCCGGGCCAGGTCGTCGTGGGATTCGCGGCCGAGACCGACGACGTCCTCGCCAACGGCCAGGCCAAGCTCGCCCGCAAGGGCAGCGACCTTCTCGTCGTCAACCAGGTCGGCGAGAACCTGACCTTCGGCCGCCCCGACAACGCCGCGGTCATCCTCGGCGCCGACGGGTCGCGCACCGAGGTGCCGCGCGGGGCCAAGGAGGCGCTCGCCGAAGTCGTGTGGGACCTCGTCGCAGCGCGGCTGGAGCGCACGTCGTCGGGCGTACGTCAGGGTGAAGGGCATCGTGCCCGCTAG
- the gmk gene encoding guanylate kinase gives MAAPEDSRPHGPLARRLTVLSGPSGVGKSTVVAEIRRSHPRVWLSVSVTTRAPRPGETDGVQYFFVDDAGFDRLVAEGQLLEWAEFAGNRYGTPRRPVEERLARGEPVLLEIDLQGARQVRRSMSEARLVFLAPPSWEELVRRLTGRGTEPPEVIERRLDAARVELAAEKEFDVTLVNTSVQDVCDELLALMADQ, from the coding sequence ATCGCTGCGCCGGAGGACTCCAGGCCGCATGGCCCGCTCGCGCGGCGGCTGACGGTCCTGTCCGGGCCGTCGGGCGTCGGCAAGAGCACGGTCGTCGCCGAGATCCGGCGCTCACACCCCCGGGTGTGGCTGTCGGTCTCGGTGACCACCCGGGCTCCCCGCCCGGGTGAGACCGACGGTGTGCAGTACTTCTTCGTCGACGACGCCGGTTTCGACCGGCTCGTCGCCGAAGGGCAGCTCCTCGAATGGGCCGAGTTCGCGGGCAACCGCTACGGCACCCCCCGCCGGCCCGTCGAGGAACGCCTCGCCCGCGGCGAGCCGGTGCTCCTGGAGATCGACCTCCAGGGCGCCCGGCAGGTCCGCCGGTCCATGTCCGAGGCGCGCCTGGTGTTCCTCGCCCCCCCCAGCTGGGAGGAGCTCGTCCGCCGCCTCACCGGACGCGGCACCGAGCCCCCCGAGGTCATCGAGCGCCGCCTCGACGCGGCGCGCGTCGAACTCGCCGCCGAGAAGGAGTTCGACGTCACGCTCGTCAACACGTCCGTGCAGGACGTGTGCGACGAGCTGCTAGCCTTGATGGCTGACCAGTAG
- a CDS encoding primosomal protein N' has protein sequence MTKDGGGTDLIPGLDALPGAAAAKPNKPGGPAKSGKKGARRPAAELPVARIAVDMSLPHLDRPFDYLVPAELDARAVPGCRVRVRFAGQLVDGFLLERVAESGHGGKLLFLERVTSPEPVLAPEIVALVREVADRYAGTFADVLRLAVPPRHARVEAEPVEETAPVLPEAPDAGVWREYPAGESFLSALAGGRAPRAVWTALPGPDRTAAIARAVTATLSGGRGALIVVADGRDVARVDAALEAELGEGLHVALTAELGPAERYRRWLAVLRGKARVVVGTRAAMFAPVADLGLVVLWDDGDDVHAEPHAPYPHPRDVLALRAHRSGAGALIGGFTRTTDATQLVETGWAHALAADRNRVRARMPRVRYVGEDAQLARDGAARTARLPNVAFEAARQALESGPVLVQVPRRGYVPGIACGRCRTPARCQTCQGPLALASSHAAPYCGWCGRIAGDWHCSECGFFQVRAVVVGAKRTAEELGRAFPGVPVRTSGREAVLDRVGPERALVVATPGAEPPAESGYLAALLLDGWVLLGRPDLRAGEETLRRWMNAASLVRPQGPVIVAAEGALPEVQALVRWDPVTYAERELAERREVGFPPAARMASLTASPAAIRELLSDTRLPDGAEVLGPVPVPQAGAEAQDKERALIRVPRAAGNALARALKEAQGVRSARKATETVRVQIDPLELI, from the coding sequence GTGACGAAGGACGGCGGGGGAACGGACCTGATCCCGGGGCTGGACGCCCTTCCGGGCGCGGCCGCCGCCAAGCCGAACAAGCCCGGAGGACCCGCAAAATCGGGGAAGAAGGGGGCGCGCCGCCCGGCCGCGGAGCTGCCCGTCGCGCGGATCGCGGTCGACATGTCGCTCCCGCACCTGGACCGCCCCTTCGACTACCTCGTCCCCGCCGAGCTGGACGCCAGGGCGGTCCCCGGCTGCCGCGTGCGGGTGCGCTTCGCGGGCCAACTCGTCGACGGCTTCCTCCTGGAGCGGGTCGCCGAGAGCGGCCACGGCGGCAAGCTGCTGTTCCTGGAGAGGGTGACCTCGCCCGAACCCGTCCTGGCCCCGGAGATCGTCGCGCTGGTGCGGGAGGTGGCCGACCGCTACGCGGGCACGTTCGCGGACGTCCTGCGGCTCGCCGTCCCGCCCCGGCACGCCCGCGTCGAGGCCGAGCCCGTGGAGGAGACCGCCCCCGTCCTGCCCGAGGCGCCCGACGCCGGTGTGTGGCGGGAGTACCCGGCGGGGGAGTCGTTCCTGAGCGCGCTGGCCGGAGGGAGGGCGCCGCGGGCCGTGTGGACGGCGCTGCCCGGCCCCGACCGGACGGCGGCCATCGCGCGCGCGGTCACCGCCACGCTGAGCGGCGGGCGCGGTGCGCTGATCGTGGTCGCCGACGGACGCGACGTGGCGCGCGTCGACGCGGCGCTGGAGGCGGAGCTGGGAGAGGGGCTGCACGTCGCCCTGACGGCGGAGCTGGGCCCGGCGGAGCGCTACCGGAGATGGCTCGCCGTCCTGCGCGGCAAGGCGCGGGTGGTCGTCGGCACCCGCGCCGCCATGTTCGCCCCCGTCGCAGACCTGGGGCTGGTCGTGCTGTGGGACGACGGCGACGACGTCCACGCCGAGCCGCACGCGCCGTATCCGCATCCCCGTGACGTGCTGGCCCTGCGCGCCCACCGGTCGGGGGCCGGCGCCCTGATCGGCGGGTTCACCCGGACGACCGACGCGACGCAGCTCGTGGAGACCGGCTGGGCCCATGCGCTCGCCGCCGACAGGAACCGCGTCCGGGCGAGGATGCCCCGCGTCCGCTACGTGGGGGAGGACGCCCAGCTCGCCCGGGACGGCGCCGCCCGCACCGCGCGCCTGCCGAACGTCGCGTTCGAGGCCGCCCGGCAGGCGCTGGAGAGCGGGCCCGTTCTCGTCCAGGTGCCGAGGCGCGGTTACGTCCCCGGCATCGCCTGCGGGAGGTGCCGCACGCCGGCGCGCTGCCAGACCTGCCAGGGGCCGCTGGCGCTCGCCTCGTCGCACGCGGCCCCGTACTGCGGCTGGTGCGGCCGCATCGCGGGCGACTGGCACTGCTCCGAATGCGGCTTCTTCCAGGTGCGCGCCGTCGTGGTGGGCGCCAAGCGCACGGCGGAGGAGCTCGGCCGGGCGTTCCCCGGTGTGCCCGTCCGCACCTCCGGCCGCGAGGCCGTCCTCGACCGGGTCGGCCCGGAAAGGGCCCTCGTGGTGGCGACGCCCGGGGCCGAGCCTCCGGCGGAGAGCGGATATCTTGCCGCGCTGCTGCTGGACGGCTGGGTCCTCCTCGGACGGCCGGACCTGCGCGCCGGTGAGGAGACGCTGAGGCGCTGGATGAACGCGGCGTCGCTCGTCCGCCCGCAGGGGCCGGTGATCGTCGCGGCCGAGGGGGCGCTGCCGGAGGTCCAGGCCCTCGTCCGCTGGGATCCGGTCACCTACGCGGAGCGGGAACTGGCCGAGCGCAGGGAGGTGGGCTTCCCGCCCGCCGCGCGCATGGCGTCGCTGACCGCGTCCCCGGCCGCCATACGGGAGCTGCTGTCCGACACCCGGTTGCCCGATGGCGCGGAGGTCCTCGGGCCCGTTCCCGTCCCGCAGGCGGGCGCGGAGGCCCAGGACAAGGAACGCGCACTGATACGAGTACCGCGCGCCGCAGGCAACGCCCTGGCGCGCGCGCTGAAGGAAGCCCAGGGCGTACGCAGCGCCCGCAAGGCGACCGAGACCGTACGCGTCCAGATCGACCCCCTGGAACTGATCTGA
- the rpoZ gene encoding DNA-directed RNA polymerase subunit omega: MAASNEGITNPSIDELLEVVDTKYGLVSIAAKRARQINAYYAQLGEGLLEYVGPLVETQVQEKPLSIALRETREGLLNAEPIEG; this comes from the coding sequence GTGGCAGCCAGCAACGAGGGCATCACCAACCCTTCGATCGACGAGCTCCTCGAGGTCGTCGACACCAAGTACGGCCTCGTGAGCATCGCGGCCAAGCGCGCCCGGCAGATCAACGCCTACTACGCCCAGCTGGGCGAGGGCCTGCTGGAGTACGTCGGCCCGCTCGTCGAGACGCAGGTCCAGGAGAAGCCGCTGTCGATCGCGCTCCGCGAGACGCGCGAGGGCCTGCTGAACGCCGAGCCCATCGAGGGCTGA
- the metK gene encoding methionine adenosyltransferase codes for MSRRLFTSESVTEGHPDKIADQISDAILDSMLKDDPKSRVAVETMITTGQVHVAGEVTTETYVDIPGVIREKILEIGYDSSKKGFDGHSCGVSVSIGAQSPDIAQGVDDAYETREGEGVDDLDRQGAGDQGLMFGYATNETPELMPLPITLAHRLARRLSAVRKSGDVPYLRPDGKTQVTIEYDGDRGVRLDTVVVSSQHAPDIDLKELLGPDVKEHVVDPVLAEFELDTENYRLLVNPTGRFEIGGPMGDAGLTGRKIIVDTYGGMARHGGGAFSGKDPSKVDRSAAYAMRWVAKNIVAAQLADRAEVQVAYAIGKAHPVGVFVETFGTEKVAPEKIEKAIGDVFDLRPAAIVRDLDLLRPIYQQTAAYGHFGREEPDFSWESTDRAKALASAAGL; via the coding sequence GTGTCTCGCCGCCTGTTCACCTCCGAGTCGGTGACCGAAGGTCACCCGGACAAGATCGCGGACCAGATCAGCGACGCGATCCTCGACTCGATGCTCAAGGACGACCCGAAAAGCCGGGTCGCCGTCGAGACGATGATCACGACGGGTCAGGTGCATGTGGCCGGTGAGGTCACCACCGAGACCTATGTGGACATCCCGGGCGTGATCCGGGAGAAGATCCTGGAGATCGGCTACGACTCGTCCAAGAAGGGCTTCGACGGCCACTCCTGCGGCGTGTCGGTGTCCATCGGCGCGCAGTCGCCCGACATCGCGCAGGGCGTCGACGACGCCTACGAGACCCGCGAGGGCGAGGGCGTCGACGACCTGGACCGGCAGGGCGCCGGCGACCAGGGCCTGATGTTCGGCTACGCCACCAACGAGACGCCCGAGCTGATGCCGCTGCCGATCACGCTGGCGCACCGGCTCGCCCGGCGGCTGTCGGCGGTCCGCAAGAGCGGCGACGTGCCGTACCTGCGCCCCGACGGCAAGACCCAGGTCACCATCGAGTACGACGGCGACCGCGGCGTCCGCCTCGACACCGTCGTGGTGTCCAGCCAGCACGCTCCCGACATCGACCTGAAGGAGCTGCTGGGCCCGGACGTCAAGGAGCACGTCGTCGACCCGGTGCTCGCCGAGTTCGAGCTCGACACCGAGAACTACCGGCTGCTGGTGAACCCCACCGGCCGCTTCGAGATCGGCGGCCCGATGGGCGACGCCGGCCTCACCGGCCGCAAGATCATCGTGGACACCTACGGCGGCATGGCCCGGCACGGCGGTGGCGCGTTCTCCGGCAAGGACCCGTCCAAGGTCGACCGCTCCGCCGCGTACGCGATGCGCTGGGTCGCCAAGAACATCGTCGCCGCGCAGCTCGCCGACCGCGCCGAGGTGCAGGTCGCCTACGCGATCGGCAAGGCCCACCCGGTCGGGGTGTTCGTGGAGACGTTCGGCACCGAGAAGGTCGCCCCCGAGAAGATCGAGAAGGCGATCGGGGACGTCTTCGACCTGCGCCCGGCCGCGATCGTCCGCGACCTGGACCTGCTCCGCCCGATCTACCAGCAGACGGCCGCCTACGGTCACTTCGGCCGCGAGGAGCCCGACTTCTCCTGGGAGTCGACCGACCGCGCCAAGGCCCTGGCCTCCGCCGCCGGCCTGTAA